The following is a genomic window from Chitinophaga caseinilytica.
GGCTCATCGGCCAGGATGATCGATGGACGGCCTACGATGGCCCGGGCGATGGCCACGCGTTGTTTTTGCCCGCCGGAAAGCTGTGTGGGGAAGTGTTTCATGCGGTTGCCGAGGCCCACTTTGCCGAGGGCTTCCGCCGCCAGCTCCCGCCTTTCTTTGGCCGTGGATTTGCGGTACAGCAACGGCAGCTCCACGTTATCGAGCACGCGCAGGTCGTTGATGAGATGGTAGCTCTGGAAAATGAACCCGATGCTCTGGTTCCGGAAATGCGCCAGCTGCTTGTCGCGCAGGTGAACGGTATCCGACCCGGCGATGGTGACCTGTCCGCCGCTCGGCGCGTCCAGCAGGCCCATGATATTGAGCAGGGTGCTTTTGCCGCAGCCGGAAGGGCCCATGATGCTGAGGAATTCCCCTTTGGCTATGTTGAGGTCGATGCCGTTGAGGGCTTGTGTTTCCACCGTATCGGTGCGGTACACTTTTTCAATCTTTTTCAATTGTATCATAACTGATCTTTTTATTTTTTTCGAAATCGTATAGGGATAAATAACGTAATTCATAATAGGCGCCCCAGAAATCCCGCAGCGCCAGGATGTAATCGCGCTTGGCCTGGTCTTTCTCCGAAAAGGCGATGCTCAGGTCGGTGATGCTCAGGTTGCCCAGCACGTACCGCTGCCGCGCGATCTCGTATTTCTCTGACGCGATGCTGTCTGCCGACGCGCTCAGTTGCACCTGTTCCTGCATCATGGTGTAGAGCGTAACCTGGGTGGTGACCGACTGCGCGAAATTCTGTTTGTCCTGTTCCACTGCGTATTGCGTAAATTCCAGGTTGGCTTCCGCCGTTTTGGTGCGGGAGCGCTGGCGACCCCAGTCCAGCACCGGGATGGTGAATTTCAGTTCCACCAGCTGCTGGTTGCGCGGGTCGCGGTACACTTTTCCCAGATCGGCC
Proteins encoded in this region:
- a CDS encoding ABC transporter ATP-binding protein → MIQLKKIEKVYRTDTVETQALNGIDLNIAKGEFLSIMGPSGCGKSTLLNIMGLLDAPSGGQVTIAGSDTVHLRDKQLAHFRNQSIGFIFQSYHLINDLRVLDNVELPLLYRKSTAKERRELAAEALGKVGLGNRMKHFPTQLSGGQKQRVAIARAIVGRPSIILADEPTGNLDSAMGNEVMDILLRLNKEDGTTIVMVTHDEQMARKTHRLVRLFDGAQVQ